From the Sphingobacteruim zhuxiongii genome, the window ACTCAATCCAGAACTACCTTTTTAAGGGAAGCAGGAATCGAACCTGCGAGTGCAGCGGTGTACTTTTAAGACCGAAATATCGTATCAGTATATTGTATTCAAAAGAATCAATACTATCCTGCTATACAGAAACAAAAATCTAGGATAGATAAATGACTTAAAAGTTTCTTTTTGCTTTTTCTGAAGCAAATATCTTTAAGCTTTTACTGTGAATCAAAGAACAATGTCATTGCTGACAATACAAAGATGCACAGCTATGTGCGCAGCATATTTGCGCAGATAAAGAAGCATAATAAAAAGACAAAAATTAATCATAACACCCTTATTATCAAATACATTAATTTCCACACAAACGAACATAAAATAACAAATCAACCATATACGCAAATCTATTGCGCAGTAAACTTGGTTTAACTATCTTTGGTATATTCATAAATTTCATGCTTTAAGGATGTCCGTTAATAAACTCGCATTAATTCGATATAAAATAATAGACAAATGTCTTCGTCAAAGCCATCGAAAATGGACTTTAGATGATCTTATTGAAAAGGTTTCTGATGAACTTTATGAGTTAGAAGGCATACACTCTGGCATTAGTAAGCGCACGATTCAGGGGGATATTCAAATTATGCGCAGCAACAAATTAAGTTATAATGCTCCAATTGTTGTGACAGAACGAAAATACTACAGTTATTCGGATCCGAATTACAGTATCAGCAACTCTCCAATATCTAATCTAGATATTGAAAAAATCAAGGAGGTCGTGGATGTTTTAAAACACCTTAATGGCTTCGCCTATTTTGAGGAAATGAGCGACCTGATTGTACGGCTTGAAAACAACCTCAGCAAAACTGAGGGGAAACAGAAGTCTGTTATACAAATGGAAAGCAACAAGTTACTAAAGGGCTTAGAATGGATAACTCCACTTCATAAAGCGATTCGGGAAGAGATACCTCTTCTTATTACCTATAAGTCGTTTAAATCGAAAGAAAGTATCGATACTGTATATTATCCTTATTTACTGAAAGAATATAGAAATCGCTGGTTTGTCATTTGCTTACCGAAGAGATCCGACACATTAATCACACTAGCGCTTGATCGTATCGTTGAAATTCAAGAAATGGCAAAAACTGGATTTATCTCCTATGAAGGCGTAGATTTCGAACGTTATTTTGATGATACAATTGGTGTCAGTAAAAGTCCCAGGGATAGAGGACAAAGGGTGATCATCGAAGTAGATACGAAGAATGCCCCTTACGTGGAGACAAAACCTATACATCATTCCCAAACAATTGTTAGACGGAGAGAGAATGGCAATATCGTGATTAGAATAGATGTTGTGCTAAATTATGAATTAGAGCGAGAGATTTTAGGATTCGGAGAAAACATGACGGTAATCTCACCTTCGATTTTAAGGAAACGAATTAACAGCCGACTTCAAAGAGCACTCAAACACTACGACGACCCAGACATCGAACCCATGCGACGATAGCGCTTAGTCTTTTAAGGCGAATTAAACGCCGTTGTTACGAAAGCTCGTAAAATCCCCTCGGAGATATCTGTTCAAAAATACACTTGCTTTGATAGGAATAAAAAGAAGACGGGCTACTAACTTAATAGAGCCCGCCCCAGTATAGCATCTTAATCTTCTAAAAGAACGTATTGATGTGGAGAACTGACAAATAAACCCCTATATCATGAAACGCCCTTTATCAAGATTCTGATTGTTCTGTCCTATTTCATAGTCTTGTAGGAGTCCGGCAATGACTTTAGATAGGCCATCAAATCAGACAGCTCTTCATTACTTAAACTCTTTTCCAGCCCTGGTGGCATCATGGACACAGCATGCTGTTCCGAGGAAATGATTTCAGACCTTGGAATTCTCACTTCAGCCCCTGGGCCAACCGACAGGATAACGAGATCTGGAAGTTGTTCTTTTATCACACCTAGATAAGTTTTCGTTTTTGTCTTTATCTGATAGGTATCGTATTCCCTAGCAAAACTCACGCTTGGGTAGACGATTGCTTCCAAAATATCATGGCTGGATCTGATTTCGCCAATATTGCTTAAGTCAGGTCCAAAATGAGCTCCTTCTAAACCTACAGCATGACAGGTAAAACAAGCGGCCTTCCCAAAAAACAACTTACGCCCGCGATCGAGATCTCCGCGACTTAAGGTTGCTTCTAATTTCTCTAATTTTGCTAGACGCTCTGCATGACGTGTTTTCAAAGCTTCCATTAATGGTTTCCCTTCCTTCTGAACCTTTTCAGGAAAATTTGCCAATAGTTTTTGCATATCTTGCTCTGAGAGATTATCCAATCGGTCTGTGGTCTGACTTAGCGCTTTTATAAGCGCGGATCCGACAACTTCACTATTGCTTCCTTCAAATGCTGTCATCAAACTTGGGAGAAGAAATAAATCTACCGATGCAACATATTGCTCAGCAAGAACCTCGAGCTGTGCTTCGTTAAGTTTAGACCGAGCTATTAGTCGGGAAGCAGACTGACGGATTGGAGATTCCGCAGGAGGCTTTAAGAATCCCGTCAATATT encodes:
- a CDS encoding helix-turn-helix transcriptional regulator; the encoded protein is MSVNKLALIRYKIIDKCLRQSHRKWTLDDLIEKVSDELYELEGIHSGISKRTIQGDIQIMRSNKLSYNAPIVVTERKYYSYSDPNYSISNSPISNLDIEKIKEVVDVLKHLNGFAYFEEMSDLIVRLENNLSKTEGKQKSVIQMESNKLLKGLEWITPLHKAIREEIPLLITYKSFKSKESIDTVYYPYLLKEYRNRWFVICLPKRSDTLITLALDRIVEIQEMAKTGFISYEGVDFERYFDDTIGVSKSPRDRGQRVIIEVDTKNAPYVETKPIHHSQTIVRRRENGNIVIRIDVVLNYELEREILGFGENMTVISPSILRKRINSRLQRALKHYDDPDIEPMRR